The Rosa rugosa chromosome 3, drRosRugo1.1, whole genome shotgun sequence sequence GTCAAGGCCTCGATGCTGCCGACAGGGAAGGCCGGTCTGGAGGATCTCCGCCGTCTGTTCGCCAGACCCGGGCCGCACGTTTTCCGGGACGCCACCATACCCATCTCGTTTGTGGGCCCACACGTGGTGGAGTTTCTCATTTCTCAGCTGACCCAGATCTCTGGGTTCGATTCCTTCTTCAACAAAGCGGTTTCCGGGTGCTCTGCAGCTGAGCTCACGGCGCTGCTCAGACCCGCCATAGCTTCCGGCAACGCGAACTTGGTCTCGAGCTTGATCGACGCCGGGGGAGATGTGAATCGGAAAGTTTCGGATTCCGGGTGTTTGTTGTCTCTGGCTGTTCGGAGCGGAAGTATTGAAGTTGTGAAGATTCTTATAGCGTGCGGCTGTAAAGTCGATAACTCGGTTTTGCACGACGCGGCGGCGATGAACCGGGTCGATTTGGTGGAGATTTTGTGCAAGAATTTCCCGGAAATTGACGTCAACTGGGTTGACTCCGATTGCCGGACTCCGATTCACATCGCGGCGGCGAACGGCCACGTGGAGATGTTGAAGTTCTGTATTTCGGCCGGCGGTAATGCGGACGTTTGGGACCGGAAGGGGTGGACGCCGCTCCATTGCGCGGCGGAGAGGGGTCACTTGGTGCCCATCAAGTCTTTGTTGGAATGTTCCAATGTGAAATATGTAGTTAACAAGAATGGAAAGACAGCTTTTGACCTCGCAGCTGAAAATGGTCACTTAAATTTGCTCGGTTTTCTCCGATTCGACGACGTTTTGCTCCGGGCGGCGAGGCTGGACGACGCTCACGGCCTAAAGAGTTGCCTTGCGGAAGGGGCAGAGGTGAATGGGAGGGACCAAAATGGTTGGACTCCTTTGCATAGGGCTGCATTCAAGGGCAGAATCGAGTGTGTCAAGGTGCTGCTCAATCACGGTGCTCAGCTGGATGTCGTCGACGATGCAGGCTACACGCCGCTGCATTGCGCGGTGGAGGCCGGGCATGTACAAGTAGCTCTTTTGTTGGTTGCGCATGGGGCTCGAGCCAATGTGAAGAGCCTCGAGGGCATTGTGTCGCCGGTTAGCTTGGATCGTTTTAAGAACCACCCTGCTCTTGTTCATCCTGTATGTCATGAACAGGAGAGAGCTTGAGATCGGAAACTAAGTAGTActaatatgtttgggatgaattTTCTTGCCGTGTTATGCAAATGTGCAATCAATTTGTATATACTTTTGttgattttatgtttttgtataATGTGGATGGTGATCATTGTGGTGAATTTGAATGGTACGGTTGGGGTAGAGAGGGATTTATAAGGGTTGTGTTTCCACTCCACAGCAAAGTGTAAAGTCCCATCTCAAGAGGACCAAGATGAATTGGTATATGAAGCTATAGTATCTGTTTCATGTATAATACCAGGATCAAAGTTGAATGAACTGAGATTTTCTTATATAGTGATGCTTCTTTAGTTCTATCTATCATTGATGTTTCAAATGCTTCCTATAAGTACTCCACTCTAGTTCTGGAAAAAACATGGTGTGCGAATTCATGATATGGGCGTGTGGTTACGATCATCACTATGACTCACAGTTTGATTTTCGAATTTTATCAACCTTGATTTGTAACTGTAAGTGATTCTTTCTTGTCATTAGTTGTATGTGATAATTTTTCTCGTTTTTATCATACGTCACATGCTAAATTACGTGATGAGAGAGATAGACACATGATTGTATATATCGTATATGTATGTGAAAAATCACCCTCTTATTAACTCTTATTAACTGCAATCATAATAATCCATTTGAATACAGACATTTTCATTGTCCATGTGATTTATAAAGCGGTTGTGCAAAAGTTAAGCACCTAATTATCATCCAAAGGTTGTAGAAATAGCAAACTATATCTTCAGGTAAAAAAAGAATGCAAGCATTAATTGTTAGACATTTCCCCACAACGACCAACAAATCGATCAACAATGTAGACGAACTTGTAACATGTTGGCCCTGTTGAAACAGTATCTATCCCAAGTTTGATTACAAAAACAATTGCCAGAACATTATAAACCTGGGTTTGATAAATGATATAGAACtgcaacaattaaaatgcaattGGTCTTTCTGGTCGATTGGTACATATTGCACGTTGAAAAGTTGACCTGGGATTTGTTAGAATCTAATGTAGCAACTTAAATAATTGTACGCATACGCATCCATGGAAATATAATATAGAGAGGGATATTATATGATCATTTGAATCTGGAAACGCAGCCTAGCCACTAAGAAGCGTGACATTTGAGCCAGGGACTTCATCTAGAAGAACATGATCATTGTATGATTCTCTTGCATCATATACATTTTTAAATTACATAATTAATATTGAAACGATTAGGATTTAGGAGTTCACATTTGAAAGCTCTTTAGTTCATCATCATACTCTAGTTAGCGTCTTCAAGGAAAACTCGAAACATTATGGTAACTTGTACCTAACTTCATAGTGTTACTGATTACTACATATATCGACAATGTCATAGTGGGTTTCGTTTCGTTCATTATTGTGTATAGCGTGGCTACTGAAGGCAAGCGATTATAATTCGAAATTGATCAATCTCCTTTTGCAAGTCAAATTTGGACCTCTAGCCATCGCTTTCTCTTCGTCCTCTATCCTTCGTGATATGGTGCCATTAATCCCATTAATTATGATGCACTTTTCTTCCCCGCAATGGTCTAACAACGTTTATCTATTATTGGTATTGAAAATTGCATAGCTAGGCAAGTTGGTTCAATGGACAATTCCAAACAAAACACTACCAGCAAAATGAGCAACCCACACTGATTTTATACACACTGACTTTCACACTGATAAAACATCCGTGGGATTTGATTTGTACATACAGATATTAGTGTGAATTGATTAACTGGACCCTACATAAGCACATGTTCACACTATTACCCAccgaaatctgtgtgaaataaatttctcacagatatctgtgCACATGTTCACACTATTACCTAccgaaatctgtgtgaaataaatttctcacagatatctgtgtgtcCCACGTATTCATTAGATACTAACATCTGTGAGAAATGTATTAGACACGGATAATTGTGAgtgataacaaaaatataatttattaaataattttatattCACAGACATCAGTGATAAAGGTTTTATACACGGATATTTGTGACtagtaataaaaatataatttatttacTAATTTTAGACTCATAGATATCTGtgactaaggggggtgtattcaatctaGATTTTAAATGATTTTGTGTGACTTTTTATAATCCGTGGATTCTCATGGATTCTGCAGAATCTacggattgttttaattccaTATAGATTTGAACAGATTCTAATGTATTGTATTAGCAAGATTTGTGTGGATTTTAATAAGTGCAtggattgttttgttttgtgctaTGTTGTAGTTATTTATTAAATCTTGATTGCAAGCTCCTTATGTGAATCGTACTGATTACCAGCTGATTGATATATTTGAAGATGGCATTGTAAGTACTTAATACACTTATGAATATCAGAAGAAGTAGAAAACGATTATAAACAGGCATAATCTATGGCCTTTCAAACAAATATAAGCAAAATATGCATAGATAAGATTGTCAGCAGCACGTAGGAAACCTAAGCACAACATAAGAAAATGTATGTGCTAAATTCACAGGGGTAGGAGACTTTTTGCAGAAGAAGTATGTAGGCAGTAAGATCAAAGCAGTTAGAGTCTTAGAGACCACTCTGCAACAGCCACCTAAGAAATGATCCACTTGCTAGTGCCGTCATTGGCAAAATAGATACGAGATAGAAGGCTTGATGCAGGAAACGCTACGAGCATTGTCACACTGCTTAGAAGTAGAAGAATCCAATATGAGATTGGCTTGCTTTTATATTCTTCCTAAGCCACTGTCTTCAGGGCAGAAATCTAGGCACGCAATGAAACTGGAGGATTTGGTGAATCCTCCTCCATTCTTCCCCCTAATATGAATAAACGATGGTCAGAAATTATCCATAATAGACTTGGTTAAACAATTAATGTTAACATGTTGGAGAACAGTAAATCCAAACACTGATGATTTGAAGTTTGAACAATGCAAAATCATGGTTTCAAAAAAATtacacttttctctttcttctgtgAAGAGGAACAATACATAATGTGATTGTATATGCAGTAAATCAGTAAGATTGAACACACAGTGATAGTTCGTAATTATATGATACCTAGGGAAATTAGGGTGGAGCAAAATATAGAAAAGGAGAACAAGAGGGAGGAAACACAGTTTCCATGTTTAGTATCAAAATCAGCTCAAGGGTGATGAATCATTACCTATATATATGTTCGAGTATGTCTCAAATTAATGCTATGGAGGACTATAAATATAAGCACAATGATTAATGGAAAGAAATAGGCTGCAATATACACAAGGTAAATGCATGTGATATGACTCTTTCATTGTCTGATGAAACTAGATATAGCTATAGATAGGGTGCAGCCTTAATTAGTTGAAATAACAAGCCTACAGTTATAAGCTACATGAATACCACTGAGCAGAATACTAACAACAAACTGATCCCTCAATAATTGGCTAAATCAGTATGTTAACTGTAACAAGATTACAACAAAGTTTACAGACTTGGTTAGAAACACATGACAAACAACCTTTGAAAGGCAGAGAGTAGTGCCAGTGCACAGTATCTCTATTGAAcatatttttattgttttatgcTAAAATGCATATAACTTCTTCCTATATAAGTTTTAACCAGCTTAATGATCATTTATTTTGTACAACTAGTCTTCATTTGGTTATACGTGCATCTAGTGATTTTACAATCATGTATGTGACTTTTATAGGTACCACTCCAGCCACCAATACTTTATCTTAATGACATCAGATATATTTGCCACATTTTGTTTCTTATATCAAATGACTACCATAAATAGATTGGCATAGTAACACAGACCATAGTGATTACTATTCAAAATGTAAGGAAGAATATAAAAAACAGATAACAAAGAAAACTTACGCATGGTAATTCAAGTTCACATTACCACCCTTAACATAGAGGATTTTGAACAGAAAGAACTCTTACAACTCATCTGAGAAAGCTAAAAAGGGAACAAATAGATCAACCTGGAGGACGTAATCAAGTTCTAGTTTTTCAAACGAAGTTAAATGCACCAGAtataagaattaaaataataacttATGATCAATGATAATTCTGCTTTCATTTCGTTCAATTCGCTCATACCACTTTGACATGATGAATTCGAGTTAAAAGCCCATACCTGTAATATCCAATTCCTCCATTGATAGAGAACTCTCGAGCAACTCGGTGCATGATTACCACCCAACTCGAAAACTTGAAtagaattgaattttttttgaagAACCCGGCTATGGCACACGGTGTTCGATAAGTAAAGATACAAGCTTGCTTGAGAACTCTTTTCACCATGAGGAAGCGCTCAGCATCAGATCACCAGAGACCAATTCCTGGAGGCCGTCAAATCGGACAGAGATTGGAGCCTTGATGTGATTACGTGTCAGGAAAATGGGAGTACCCAAATGACCAATTCCCAGTTTCAATCAATTGGAGACGCTCTACACAAGGTGGATGTCGTTGTCGGTTCATCTTCCACTCGGGTTTCATCTtcagagtgagagagaaaaagacGTCAAAATCTCACCTATACAGACTGGATTTCTAATagggtttggtatttataccaagcACTTCAGAATCCTTCACAATCCAGTTACTAatacaatccttcaaaatcGTTGGTCTTTTGAATACCACCAGATTTAGAagaattttttaaaatcttaattgaatatcACCAGATTTATAAGgactttttaaaatcttaattgaataccacaggattttaaaagacttttaaaatacaaaacaatccaATAGACTCctgattgaatacacccccctaaggttTTTACACAATTATATTTGTGAATAATAAATTAGTTTTTATATTCTGATTTCAATTAGCCACAAAAATCTGTGTGATTTAGAATAATACTCACAAATATCCGTATGTAAAATTTTATCGATATATGTGAAAACATAGATGCACACAGACATCTGTATAAATTAGAATTTATTTATAGTACAAGAAATATAatcaatataaaataaaacGTAGACTCACAAATATCTGTGACAATACTTATCTCACACATATATCTGTGACAATAACTACCtcacacatatatatgtgtatgCAGTGTTTGTATGTCATACAGTCATTTGTGTGAGTGAGAGTTAATAAAATGTTTATCTCGAAAAAGAAGATgcatatttcattattgttTGTTTACTATAATTTCACTACATCATTGTTTTTTACGGAAGACCCATAAGACCAGAAGACCACCAGCTTCCTTCTCGGaaaaaaacctgtagaaaaactTGAAAATTAGATCCACTTCACTCTCTTTCTCTGCTAAGCTCCTCAAGGTCATCATCCTCGGCAACAGCGGGGTTGGGAAGACTTCTGTGATGAATCAATATGTTAATAAGAAGTTCAGCAATCAATACAAGGCGACTATTGGAGCCGATTTCTTGACGAAAGAAGTGCAGTTCGAAGATAGGCTCTTCACCTTACAGATCTGGGATACCGCTGGTCAAGAACGGTTTCAGAGCCTTGGTGTAGCATTTTATCGCGGTGCTGATTGCTGTGTTCTTGTTTATGACGTTAATTCAATGAAATCTTTTGATAACCTGATTTCAATCAACAACAAGAGAGCATTTTGAATCTCagattttctttttagtttcaaGGATGGCTTATGATGACCGCTCAGATCTAGTCCATCTGCGTTTATCTGCTTCGCTGCCAACCTGCCATAGCTCAAGGAAAAGGTGCATTGCTCTCGctctctctaattctctgtAATTTGTCTCTAATTTTGACTAATAATATTTGGGTATTGGATTTTGGTTACTTAAAAGAGATTCTGGCTTTTGGGTTTTGTTGCAGAAAGTTGAGATTGAAGAGGGTTGTGAGAGTTCCAGCAAATAAGCGTTGCTTTTTGAAGAAGTTGAGACAGAAATCCCAAAGGTATAACTGTATAAGTTTGGTCCCTTTCAATAGAAATTGATAATCGCATAACAGAAACTCCCAAAGGTATAAGTGTTATGGTTTGTGACTCTGTTTTGTTATATTCAACAGGTGCCCAGTTCATTAATGGCTTTATCTTTGAGCTTTCTACATGGAAATCGTTTCCATCAATGGCAGAACCCACCGAACCCAGAATGAAATATTATCACTAAAATAATTTTGCAATTAAAAATTACATAAGCTAAAATAATACAAGAATTAAAAATTTAATAATAACTTAATTCTGTTATATGAATGTGGTGGACCCCCCGTAACAATTCACACGGATTCTAATTTCTTTACGGAGAGACCAGTATTTTGCCTACAATGATGGGTCCCACAGAAAAATCCACACTGATTTTTCTATCAGTGGGGAGAGACCAAAGGCCACCCCCCTCAAATGGGACAGAAATTAAATCTGTGAGTGTAGGGTGGCTATTGGCCTTCCCACACAGATTTCAGTAACTATTGGAGGTTATATTCACTGATTCTAATCAGTGTGTATAGTtaattttgctagtagtgaaaGTTGCGCAACTCTGAGCTTTAATGTGAGGAAAAAATCTCAACATGTCAAATTAAAGTCAGTCTAGTAGAATAATAAAAATCTAACAAGATTGATAATACGTTGTAAATTAAGGATTCATGTTTGAAATATTACAATCTATTGTGACTTTCTTGCTGGTCTCTCCAAGTGTAAACTTACTACTTCCTATTCCTTaggagtgtgtttggatgagggaaaaaatgatggaatttaattgaaagtgatgatttcataattcctaaaagccaattccctcgtttggcattatcagattggaaattttaaa is a genomic window containing:
- the LOC133740197 gene encoding protein VAPYRIN-LIKE-like, which encodes MDRLVKADVKEVELSFKRDQKCGTTFRLSNLMHTMSVAVNLTTTNPSLFSFSQPFSIIPPLSSSSYTLLLSQPSDHPPLPTTVPNDVINVKASMLPTGKAGLEDLRRLFARPGPHVFRDATIPISFVGPHVVEFLISQLTQISGFDSFFNKAVSGCSAAELTALLRPAIASGNANLVSSLIDAGGDVNRKVSDSGCLLSLAVRSGSIEVVKILIACGCKVDNSVLHDAAAMNRVDLVEILCKNFPEIDVNWVDSDCRTPIHIAAANGHVEMLKFCISAGGNADVWDRKGWTPLHCAAERGHLVPIKSLLECSNVKYVVNKNGKTAFDLAAENGHLNLLGFLRFDDVLLRAARLDDAHGLKSCLAEGAEVNGRDQNGWTPLHRAAFKGRIECVKVLLNHGAQLDVVDDAGYTPLHCAVEAGHVQVALLLVAHGARANVKSLEGIVSPVSLDRFKNHPALVHPVCHEQERA